In one Macaca nemestrina isolate mMacNem1 chromosome 2, mMacNem.hap1, whole genome shotgun sequence genomic region, the following are encoded:
- the LOC105478696 gene encoding nucleophosmin-like: protein MEDLIDMDISPMRPQNYLFSCELKADKDNHFKVDNDENEHQLSLRMVSLGAGAKDELLIVEAEAMNYEGSPIKVTLATLKMSVQPMVSLGGFEITPPVDLRLKCGSGPVHISGQHLVAVEEDSESEDEEEEDVKLLSISGKQSAPGGGSKIPQKRVKLAADEDDDDDEDDDDDDFDDEEAEEKAPVKKGQESFKKQEKTPKTPKEPVP, encoded by the exons ATGGAAGATTTGATAGACATGGACATAAGCCCCATGAGGCCCCAGAACTATCTTTTCAGTTGTGAACTAAAGGCTGACAAAGACAATCACTTTAAGGTGGATAATGATGAAAATGAGCACCAGTTATCTTTAAGAATGGTCAGTTTAGGGGCTGGTGCAAAGGATGAATTGCTCATTGTTGAAGCAGAGGCAATGAATTACGAAGGCAGTCCAATTAAAGTAACACTGGCAACTTTGAAAATGTCTGTACAGCCAATGGTTTCCCTTGGGGGCTTTGAAATAACACCACCAGTGGACTTAAGGTTGAAGTGTGGTTCGGGGCCAGTGCATATTAGTGGACAGCACTTAGTAGCTGTGGAGGAAGATTCAGAgtcagaagatgaagaggaggaggacgtGAAACTCTTAAGTATATCTGGAAAGCAGTCTGCCCCTGGAGGTGGTAgcaagattccacagaaaagagtaaaacttgctgctgatgaagatgatgatgatgatgaagatgacgatgatgatgattttgatgatgaggaagctgaagaaaaAGCCCCAGTGAA AAAAGGACAGGAATCcttcaaaaaacaggaaaaaactcCTAAAACACCAAAGGAACCAGTTCCGTAG
- the LOC105477823 gene encoding LOW QUALITY PROTEIN: Fanconi anemia group D2 protein (The sequence of the model RefSeq protein was modified relative to this genomic sequence to represent the inferred CDS: inserted 4 bases in 3 codons), with protein sequence MKGSELPAALQELVVYRGEETDLQIRVEFGDLLIENTSLTVPIXSSLRLDPNFLLKVCSPVMDKLSSIRLEDLPVTIKTELYLPTRNEQKTIANIYFLQVISELREKLDLQHCVLPSRLQASQVKLKSKGRASSSGNQESSXQSCVILLFDVIKSAIRYEKTISEAWIKAIENTASVSEHKIFDLVMLFIIYSSNTQTKKYIERXLRNKIRSGCIQEQLLQSTFSVHYLVLKGMCSSILSLAESFPHSLDQSIISFGSLLYKYAFKFFDTYCQQEVVGALVTHICSGNKAEVDTALDVLLELVVLNPSAMMMNAVFVKGILDYLDNISPQQIRKLFNALSTLAFGKQNEASSHIQDDMHLVIRKQLSSTVFKYKLFGIFGAVIIDGIMAADRSASSSLTQERANLSDEQCIHVTSLLQLVHSCSEQSLQASALYCDEFANLIQQEKLDPKALERVGHTICSDFQDAFVVDSCVVPEGDFPFPVKALYGLEEHNTQDGIAINLLPLLFSQDFAKDGGPVTPQESGQKLSAPLEVATIKPLGLDKQQCSQ encoded by the exons TGACCTACTGATAGAGAATACTTCACTCACTGTCCCAAT CTCCAGCCTCCGCCTTGACCCAAACTTCCTATTGAAG GTCT gttCGCCAGTGATGGATAAGTTGTCATCTATTAGATTGGAGGATTTACCTGTGACAATAA AGACTGAACTGTACCTACCCACTaggaatgaacagaaaaccataGCTAATATTTACTTTCTGCAGGTAATTTCTGAGCTTCGGGAGAAGTTGGATCTTCAACATTGTGTTTTGCCATCACGGTTGCAGGCTTCCCAAGTAAAGTTGAAAAGTAAAGGACGAGCAAG TTCCTCAGGAAATCAAGAAAGCA ATCAGAGCTGTGTTATTCTCCTCTTTGATGTAATAAAGTCAGCTATTAGATATGAGAAAACCATTTCAGAAGCCTGGATTAAG GCAATTGAAAACACTGCCTCAGTGTCTGAACACAAG ATTTTTGACCTGGTGATGCTTTTCATCATCTATAGCAGCAATACTCAGACAAAGAAGTATATTGAAA TGCTAAGAAATAAGATTCGATCAGGCTGCATTCAAGAACAGCTGCTCCAGAGTACATTCTCTGTTCATTACTTA GTTCTTAAGGGTATGTGTTCATCCATTCTGTCGCTGGCTGAGAGTTTTCCTCACTCTCTAGACCAGAGTATAATTTCATTTGGCAGTCTCCTATacaaatatgcatttaagttttttGACACGTACTGCCAGCAG GAAGTGGTTGGTGCCTTAGTGACGCATATCTGCAGTGGGAATAAAGCTGAAGTTGATACTGCGTTAGATGTCCTCCTAGAGTTGGTAGTGTTAAACCCGTCTGCTATGATGATGAATGCCGTCTTTGTAAAG GGCATTTTAGATTATCTGGATAACATATCTCCTCAGCAAATACGAAAACTCTTCAATGCTCTCAGCACACTGGCATTTGGCAAACAGAATGAAGCCAGCAGTCACATCCAG GATGACATGCACTTGGTAATAAGAAAGCAGCTCTCTAGCACCGTATTCAAGTACAAACTCTTTGGGATTTTTGGTGCTGTCATCATAGATGGCATCATGGCAGCAGACAG aAGCGCATCATCTAGTTTGACCCAAGAGAGAGCCAACCTGAGTGATGAGCAGTGCATACAC GTGACCTCCTTGTTGCAGTTGGTTCATTCCTGCAGTGAGCAGTCTCTTCAGGCCTCTGCACTTTACTGTGATGAATTTGCCAACCTGATCCAACAAGAAAAGCTGGATCCAAAAGCCCTG GAACGTGTTGGGCATACCATCTGCAGTGATTTCCAGGATGCCTTCGTAGTGGACTCCTGTGTTGTTCCGGAAGG TGACTTTCCATTTCCTGTGAAAGCGCTGTACGGACTGGAAGAACACAACACTCAGGATGGGATCGCCATCAACCTCCTGCCGCTGCTGTTTTCTCAGGACTTTGCAAAAGATGGGGGTCCGGTGACTCCACAGGAATCAGGCCAAAA GTTGTCCGCCCCGCTGGAGGTGGCCACTATCAAGCCGCTTGGCCTGGACAAGCAGCAGTGCTCCCAGTAG
- the LOC105477715 gene encoding cytochrome c-like: MGDVEKGKKIFVKKCAQCHTVEKGGKHKTGPNLHGLFARKTGQAIGFSYTDAKKNKGITWGQDKLMEYLENPKKYIPGRKTIFAGIKKAERADLIAYLKKVTNE, translated from the coding sequence ATGGGTGATGTTGAGAAAGGTAAGAAGATTTTTGTTAAGAAGTGTGCCCAGTGCCACACGGTAGAAAAGGGAGGCAAGCACAAGACTGGGCCTAATCTCCATGGTCTCTTCGCGCGGAAGACAGGTCAGGCCATTGGATTCTCTTACACAGACGCCAAGAAGAACAAAGGCATCACCTGGGGACAGGATAAACTGATGGAGTATTTGGAGAATCCCAAGAAGTACATCCCTGGAAGAAAAACTATCTTTGCCGGCATTAAGAAGGCAGAAAGGGCAGACTTGATAGCTTATCTCAAAAAAGTTACTAATGAGTAA